The DNA region TTGAGGTCTATATAATCATCTATAGGTTCAAACATTCCCTTGATGGCACCCTTAGGGAAGCCGTCCATATCCATTGCGGAGAAGAAGTCAGGGGAATCACCGGACATTACGTATTTAGCCAGGTCGGTGTAACGATCATCCCATGTTGTCTGAACATACTCAAAAGTACCGCCATAGGTATCTCTGAACATCTGAATATCAGGAGGTACTACCTGACCGTCGCCGGGGTTGATATCCCAGTGTGAAAGGAACTTTACGTTCTTGTTTGCAAGTTCTGTTGTATCAAGATCTTTAGCAGCATCCTTTATAGCCTGCTTGTCCTCGTCTTTCATCTCAATTGTAGAAGCTGAATTCTTATCGTCCTTGTCCTTATCGCCGCTGCCGCATGATGCAAAACCAACACATACAGTCAAAGCAAAAAGACCAGCCAGTAATTTCTTTGTAGTTTTCATATAATATACCCTCCTTGGAAATAAAGCGTCATAATTTTGTGACGCCTGCCACTCTACTATGCAAGTATTATTTTAACAGTTTGTTCATTCAAAGTCAATTCGCTATTGTAACATTTATTGTTCAACATTTTCGTTAAAATTGCCGAATAATTTGTAAGAATAAAGTAGTTATTTAAACCAAAGTTCCAGTTAAATTTGCTACTTAACCGTCACCAAAGCTCGTATTTACAATATTATTATATAATTTAGGTCTCTAAATATCTTATCAATAATTGCTCTGCGTTCACCAATTGTTGCGGCAATTGTCTGAATTGGTGATATTTTTTATCTAATGTTCGATTTTTTTGGCAATTTTCGCACAACTTTTTCCGTTTTTAGCAAATAATCTTATTGACTTTATGACGAAATAATGTTATAATTCTGATAGGATCGGATTTATGTCTGATCTATGTACGCACAAACCGCCGTAACGGAGATGATTTGATGATAAATAGCAGAAAAAGTATAGCGATATTTACCTGTCAGGTCACATTAGGCTATCGCAGACATTTTTGCGAAGCAGTAAATCAAGCTGTGATAGATCAAGGCTACAATGCTGTTTTTTATAATTTTTACGGAGTGGTCGGCAGCAAACATTCGGATTACTCCGATTATGAATATAAGCTGTTAGAAGTTATCCCCTTCGACAAATTCGATGGCATAATATTCGATGAAGAAGCCATCACTATAGATGGTATGGTCGAAAAGCTTGTGGCTAAGATAAAAGAGAAGGCTACCTGTCCCGTTATAAGCGTCTCCAGTTATATGAAAGGCTTTTATAACCTGTGCTTTGATGATGTCGCAGGTATCGATCTTATCGTAAAACATATGTACGATCACCATGGCTGCCGCAGGATCGGATTCATGTCAGGTCCCATGTGGCATAAGGACGGTGTAAAAAGATATCACGCTTTCAAAGCGACCATGAAAGCTTTGGGGCTTCCCGAAGAAGGCGAAGGCATATTTGAAGGTGATTTCTGGTACAACAAAGCAGGAGAAGCTGTCGATTTCTTCACAAGTGACGGCAAGGAACTTCCCGAAGTCATCATATGTGCAAATGACTATATGGCAATGGCTCTTTGTCAGGAACTTAAAAGAAGAGGTCATCGCATACCCGAAGATATTCTTGTAACAGGCTTTGACGGCATTGAAGATGGTCAGCTGTATATCCCAAGGCTGACAACGATTGACCGCAGGCGCGATGATACAGCTGTACAGGCTGTCGCTATGATCGACAATATTATAAAAGGTCAGGAGTACCCCGAGATAACATATATACCGCCGAGACTCATAAGCGGCGATTCCTGCGGCTGTACAAAGGCCGACCTGACCGTCGAGATCGAAAGACTGAACACAAACGCCGAGCAGTCCATATCCGTACATTATTATCTCGGCGATATCATAGGTGCTACCCTTAAAATGAATATAGTCGAAAGCATATCCGAACTCGAAAGGTCATTTGCCGATTATGCTGTTAATTTCGGCGGTTACAGAAGCTTCTGCGTTATGACCTATGTGGATGAGAACGGAAAAACGTCCATCGAAAAAGGTATGTCCGCCCCCACCCATAAAGTATACCCTTCTATCCTCGTGGACAGATACGGCGATTATAAAGGTGTTGAGCGAAATATCATCAGCACCGATGATTTTCTTCCCACCGAATCGGTCGATGAACCCAGGATAGTATACGTGACGAGTATGCACTGCGGTGACAGATGCTTCGGATATAGTTCCATCTCTATGACAGGCACAGGGGCTTTCAACGAGTTCTACTACGTATGGATAGCGACTCTCGCCGTGGCAATGGAATCTCTGCTGAGACACAACAACATCGGCGAACTTATAACCAATCTGGAATATACAAGCATCAGGGACGGTCTTACAGGGCTTTACAACCGCCGCGGATTTGAGCTTCGTTCAGACGAAGCAGCAAAATGCATGAAAAAGGGCAGCACAGCCTGTGCAATGGTCATAGATATGGACGGTCTTAAACGAATAAACGACCGCTATGGTCATGCCGAGGGCGATATCGCTATTAAAAATCTTGCCGATATCATTGGCACAGTATTCAAAGATAAAGCCATAGCAGGCAGAACAGGCGGTGACGAGTTCTACGTGTTCGTACCAGAATGTACAGAGGATACGGCTGCAATTTTCAAGAAGCAGTTCTATTTCCTGTTATCCGATATCAACAATAATCTGGATAAACCCTATGAACTGAGTGCAAGCTTCGGCACTTTCGTCCATGAGATAACACCTGCATACAACGTAGAAGAACTCTTACGCATAGCTGATGAGCGAATGTACGCCGAAAAACAGCAAAAACGTGCGCACCGCACCTGATAAGACCGGTGTTTATAAAGAATGTCTATAATAAATGGGGAAGACCTCTTTCAGAAATGGTCTTCCCCATTGTTTGCTTTATGTGATCCTTATTGATATCGTACTTCTGCTTTACTCTTCAAGTTCCAGCACGCCGTTTGCGCGAAGCTGTCTTAAAAAAGTAAATCTTGCGATATCCTTACATTCGGGCTTTATCATATAGTACATATAATGTTCCAGCAGATTGAGGGTCTCATAAGTCCTGCCCTCTATCTTGAACTGGCTGAATCCCATGGGAACATATTTGTTCCATATATCATCGGGAGTAACATGGGTACTGAGATCCTGTATATCAAAAATAGTCCTGTTAACGCTGGAACATTTATTGAACTGCTCTATCTCGGGATGAAGCTTACTCAGCTTATCGGGAGAATATGCGGTGTTCGGGTGCTTTTTCACGTGATTCGCATAGTCTATCTGCTGCAGGCCGATAGTCCTGTAATGCTCGGAACGTCTTGCACAGGCAGGGTCACAGCAGGCATTTACAAGTATCTCACATTTCTCCTTATCGGGTATCTTTTCGAGTATATCGAATTTATTGTTGAGATCGTAGTCGATAACAACTATATGATAATCCTTTTCGACTTCCGCATACATAGCATCGGGGTCAGTGATACGCTTGCAGGTGGAGCTTGTCAGCTTGTATTTCGGATACTGTTTCCTTATATATTCTTCAAGTATCGGCGAAAATACGATAGCTTCATTCAGCCCGTTGTTCGCAACATTCATCACCATATTGCAGAAATCGTCGCTCAGATGTTTCTTCTCTATCATGGGATTTGTAAAAGTAAATCTCAGAGGTATGCCCCTTTCATTAAAGGAACTTACAACAGTTTTTACATAATCCTTGTCACAGTAACCCCCGCAGAATCTGCCGCCGTTCCACAGTGACGGCGGAAAACAGCCGTATACGGAAGCTATCTCCACGCCCTCACGAAAATACTCGGGACATCGTTTAAGCATCTCCGCAAAAATAAGATTAAATCTGAAATGACCGGCAAAGTCCGGCAAATGGAATCGTACTCTCATATTATTTTCCTTTCATCTTTTCCGCAGGAAGATCTTATTCACTCCTCCCGGCAGACAAGAAACGTTTTTCGTATCATAAATACCGCAGTACCAGCCATATTTCCGAAGGGTACCGCGCACTCTACCAGAACATTATTATATCATGTTTTATAGTAAATGTAAATACAAAAGCTTACAAATTCCCGCCTATGCCCTTGTGTAAAAAAACGAGCCCATACCAATGCATACCAACTGATACGACCACATACCATCTTCACTTCCCGACCGTCCTCCCCGGGATACAAAAAAGGCTGTGCAAAAAATGCACAGCCCGTATCATCAGTATGATATTACTCGTCGTCAGTCAGAGAATCCTTGAATTCCTCTGCCTTATCTGCCAGGTCTTCAACTGCTTCCTCAGCCTTTTCAGCCAGATCCTCAGCAGCCTCGCCTACCTTATCAGCCAGGTCTACGTCATCAACAGGCTCCTCGACCTTGTCAAGATCCTCTTCAGGTGTGGTGTCATCGATGCAGTCATCGAAATCGTCATCAAGATCCTCGTAATCGTAATCTTCAAGCTCCTTGCGCTTCTTATATGCCATAACAGCAGCAGCGCCGCCTGCAACTACGCCGATTGCGAGTAATGCCTTAAAAATATTTCCCATTTTGAACACTCCATTTCTAAAAAATTATCTCTCTAAATCAAAATTCAGATTAATGATATTATACCACACTTTGTTCAAAAAATCAAGCGACGCAAGCTAACAAAAAACATTTTTCGTCATTTTATTCAAATTTTGCAGACCGTTTTTTACACAGGATATCTGTCATGTGCCCTACAGCCCGATTTATCGGGTGCTGAGCGTTATCGCTTCAAGGTCTTCCATACTGCCGCTAAAGACGTTCATATCAATGAATTCTTCATCGCCCTCATAGCCACCGAACTTTTCGCTGTCGCTGTACTGCCAGAAAGTCCAGTCATTATGCAGCGGTCTGAAAAACACGTTGCGCTCCCAGAGCATACAGCCATCAAATGCTTCTTTATAGCGTGTGCGCGTTTTCATGGTGGTGTATATTATCGGCTTTGCGCCGTATTTTTCCTCTATTGCAGATATCATAGCCTTTATCTCAGGCACAGCTTCCTCCGCAGACAGAGGTTCTTTGGTATATTTGCCGTAAAGCTCCACATCTATAACCGGCGGCAGCATACCATCGGTCATACCCGTGCTTTCAAGGGCGTTTATGAAATTTTCTGCCTGAGTGCTTCCCGCACTGTCAAAGCTGAAAAAGTGATACGCTCCCGTTACAAGTCCCGCTTCTTTCGCCCCGGTGAAATTCTCCACGAACATATCATCCGTCGAGCCGCTGCCCTCGGTAGCCTTTACAAAAACAAAATCCATATGCTTTGAAAGCTCTGCCCAGTCTGTATTTCCCTGATACGAGGATATATCCGCGCCTTTCAGCCCATCAGGGTGATTTATCTTTATGACCCTGAACCATAAAAGCGCCGCAAACACCGCCGCAGCCACTGCCATCAGAATAACGATCATAACGAAACGTCTTATCCCTTTGCTCTTCAAATAACATTCCTCCATGCCGCAATGTAAGTGCTGTCCGTTTTAACAGACTTTTTATCAGCACAACATTGCTTAGTATAGCATGAAAGCCCAGATTTGTCAAGCAGCCCTGCTCCTGCGGGAACGCCTTGTAAGATGCAGACCTCTGCGGGCATTGCGTGCTTTTCTCTCTTCTGCACGCTCATCGAGAACTTTCAGCCTCTTCGCCGCCGACTTTCTTCTGTCATCGATACGTGCCAATTCGACTGCCATAAGAGCACACAGTGCCATTATACATATCACAAAAGTCCGTGCAGGCGAGACAGTTGCCGCCCAGATCAGTCCCGATGCTCCGACCAGACCCTTTATCACTCCTTTGTACCAACCCTCTCCCGAGGAATATTCGTTGATGACCAGAACTATCAGTATGCCTACAAGTACCATTTTTTCTAACTTCCTTTCCACGCCATTTTCCCTTTGGCGTGAACTTATTATAGCACATACTTTCGTTTTTGTGGTAACTTTTTTTGGACAGAACACTTTTTTGCTGTTCAGGGTGATTTTTTGTACAAAAAAGAGCGCATCACCCGACACGCTCTCATACTTATCAGATATTTCCAGTAAGGCTCATGACTACCGCGATCGCCGCAATAGGAGCAGTCTCACAGCGCATTATCCTCGGTCCCATACCTATGACCTTTGCGCCCTCGGCACGGCATTTTTCTACTTCCGCTTCATCAAATCCGCCCTCGCTGCCGATGAATATTCCGATATCGCGGCGATCCGCCGATACTGTCTCCGACAGCGGAGCACCGCCCTTTTCGTAGCATATAAGCCCCAGTTCATGCTCTCCGAGACGCTTCGCACATTCCTCGACCGAGATGATATCCCCCACCGTCGGCACAATGCTTCGTCCGCACTGCTTTGCAGCTTCAAGAGCTATCTTGTTGAGACGTTCCCTCTTCTTGCGGAAGCTTTTTTCATCCGGTCTGGATACACACCTTGAAGTCAGCACAGGCACTATCTCACTTGCACCAAGCTCCACCGCTTTCTGCACGATGAGCTCCAGCTTGTCCGATTTCGGCACAGCCTGATAAAGGGTCACCCTCACCGAAGGCTCTCCACTCCCCTCGCTGACACTCAGCACTGTCAGCCCGCACTGTTCGTCCGATACCGAATCCAGCCTGCAAGTATAATCCTTGCCCTCACAGCATACAGTCAGCTCGTCCCCCAGACGCATACGCAGGCTGCGCCCGATATGCACAGCGTCCGCACCATTGATGAATGCGTGTTCTCCGTTTATATCCTCTTTATTTACAAAAAATCTTGGCATAATGCACCTCCAATGTGAAATAAGTAAAATTTTTACGATTTTTCATGCTTATCTCAAATCGTTTTCACAATACAAACACAATTTAGCAGTATATTATTAACTGTCGGGAGATCCCGACGGCTTATGTTTCGGTATGTTGGCTTTTACCCCAAGCCTGCATATATACATAGTTGGCAGACTTATCTGCCGACTTCTCCCCTATAATTCTATTTTTTGTCTTTCACCCACATAACTTGTGGGTGTTTTTCTTTGCCTTTAAGGCTTGCCGATGTATGCAACGGTACTGTTTTCTATCGTGAGTCTTCCTCCGCGGGCATAATTATCAAAAATGCGTTCTGTCTCACGAATATAATCGTCATACCTCTCATCACCCTGCTTCAGCGAATACGAGCCCGACAAACACCTTGCGATAAATCTCTCTTTGTCATAAAAAAGAGGCATTTCAAAGGATAAACGCTCATAATCCCCTCCAAAAAACCTGACGATGCGCTCATCGTCTTTTTTTATACCACCGCCAAAGCCCTTGAACTCAGGACAGTAGGCTTTGAATAAATCATACAGTTCTCTGTTTACGGGGGCTCTCATATCCCTGATGTTCCATACCAGCACCGCTGTTCCGCCTGTTTTCAGTATCCTTCTGCATTCAGCCCTGAACCTGTCTGTATCGAACCAGTGAAAAGCCTGCGCCGATGTAACAAAGTCTGCCGAGCATGAAATAAGTGTTGTGTTTTCCGCACCGCCCTTCACGCTGTGGTATCCCGCATATACCCTCAGCTCATCTTCCGCAGCCGCCCTCATATCATCATTAGGCTCAACGCAGTATACCTCGTTTCCACGCTCCAGCAACAGCCGTGCGAATTTTCCCGTGCCTGAACCTATATCCGCTATCACCGAATCCTTTGAAAAGCCGTATCTGTCATACAGCCTGTCTATCAGCTCCGCGGGATAACCGGGTCTGCCGGCGGTATAATCCTTTGCCCGTCCGTCAAACTTCTTTGAAGTATCCATTCAGCTTTCCTTTCAGTCTTTCGGCACACAGATAAGCTCCGTCTCCCATGCGGGATAATAGCTTTCCTGCCGCATATAGAACGAGTACCCGCCGTATATCTCATTCACCGCCAGAGGTATGTCGATGTAATCATAACAGCGGTGATACAGCGCACAGCACAGCTTCGGGTGATATTTTGCGATAGTCTTTTCCGAGCCTTTCAGCGCAGGGATATCCGCTCCCTCAACATCATACTTTATATAAGTACACTCCCGTCCGCCGAGAACGCTGTCAAGGCTTCTAGCGGCGATAAGACCTCTGCCGTCACCGTCGAGCCTTGCCTGTCTGCCCGCACCGCCGTCGAATCCCATCACCGTATCATGAGACCACGCCGCGGCATTTATGAATTCGATGTCGTCGATATCAGTACAATTTCTTACACACTTCTGAAAATTGCGCTTCTCGGGTTCGAGGGCGTATATCTTTTTGCACCCGCCCGTCGCTTTAACCGTCTGCAAGACCGTATCACCGTTGTACGCCCCGAGATCGCAGTATATCTCGCCTTTTTTCAGACACAGTAAAGGTGATGGCTTTGTTCCGTCAGTAAATATCTCTTTAAGATATCCCAGCCTGCCAGTTATCTTGCTCGCTGTCAGCCCCATAAATACTTTACGCGACTGCTCGTCCTCCAGCATATCGTATACCTTTTCAGCGCGTTTGATATCCGAGAAAAGATCCGCCCTGTCAAAAGCCCTGTCCCCTGCCACGGGAACATCGGGTGCATACAGCATATGCTTTTGTGAAATATCGTCTATGCGCTCCATTATCTCGGGCAGACAAGTCCCGAAAGCCAGCAGTACAATAAACTCCCCGACTTCCTCTTCCACCTGCGAAAGCTTTTTCACTTCATATCCGCAGAAGCTCTGCCCCCTGACAAAATCGTCACTGGCAAACACGCCCTCCGCTCTGATACCTCTGTCAGCACAC from Ruminococcus albus AD2013 includes:
- a CDS encoding FkbM family methyltransferase, translated to MNFEELAALPECAAEIKRSGLPVYIYGMGNGGEKVLKWCADRGIRAEGVFASDDFVRGQSFCGYEVKKLSQVEEEVGEFIVLLAFGTCLPEIMERIDDISQKHMLYAPDVPVAGDRAFDRADLFSDIKRAEKVYDMLEDEQSRKVFMGLTASKITGRLGYLKEIFTDGTKPSPLLCLKKGEIYCDLGAYNGDTVLQTVKATGGCKKIYALEPEKRNFQKCVRNCTDIDDIEFINAAAWSHDTVMGFDGGAGRQARLDGDGRGLIAARSLDSVLGGRECTYIKYDVEGADIPALKGSEKTIAKYHPKLCCALYHRCYDYIDIPLAVNEIYGGYSFYMRQESYYPAWETELICVPKD
- a CDS encoding glycoside hydrolase family 25 protein; translated protein: MKSKGIRRFVMIVILMAVAAAVFAALLWFRVIKINHPDGLKGADISSYQGNTDWAELSKHMDFVFVKATEGSGSTDDMFVENFTGAKEAGLVTGAYHFFSFDSAGSTQAENFINALESTGMTDGMLPPVIDVELYGKYTKEPLSAEEAVPEIKAMISAIEEKYGAKPIIYTTMKTRTRYKEAFDGCMLWERNVFFRPLHNDWTFWQYSDSEKFGGYEGDEEFIDMNVFSGSMEDLEAITLSTR
- a CDS encoding GGDEF domain-containing protein gives rise to the protein MINSRKSIAIFTCQVTLGYRRHFCEAVNQAVIDQGYNAVFYNFYGVVGSKHSDYSDYEYKLLEVIPFDKFDGIIFDEEAITIDGMVEKLVAKIKEKATCPVISVSSYMKGFYNLCFDDVAGIDLIVKHMYDHHGCRRIGFMSGPMWHKDGVKRYHAFKATMKALGLPEEGEGIFEGDFWYNKAGEAVDFFTSDGKELPEVIICANDYMAMALCQELKRRGHRIPEDILVTGFDGIEDGQLYIPRLTTIDRRRDDTAVQAVAMIDNIIKGQEYPEITYIPPRLISGDSCGCTKADLTVEIERLNTNAEQSISVHYYLGDIIGATLKMNIVESISELERSFADYAVNFGGYRSFCVMTYVDENGKTSIEKGMSAPTHKVYPSILVDRYGDYKGVERNIISTDDFLPTESVDEPRIVYVTSMHCGDRCFGYSSISMTGTGAFNEFYYVWIATLAVAMESLLRHNNIGELITNLEYTSIRDGLTGLYNRRGFELRSDEAAKCMKKGSTACAMVIDMDGLKRINDRYGHAEGDIAIKNLADIIGTVFKDKAIAGRTGGDEFYVFVPECTEDTAAIFKKQFYFLLSDINNNLDKPYELSASFGTFVHEITPAYNVEELLRIADERMYAEKQQKRAHRT
- a CDS encoding RsmE family RNA methyltransferase, whose product is MPRFFVNKEDINGEHAFINGADAVHIGRSLRMRLGDELTVCCEGKDYTCRLDSVSDEQCGLTVLSVSEGSGEPSVRVTLYQAVPKSDKLELIVQKAVELGASEIVPVLTSRCVSRPDEKSFRKKRERLNKIALEAAKQCGRSIVPTVGDIISVEECAKRLGEHELGLICYEKGGAPLSETVSADRRDIGIFIGSEGGFDEAEVEKCRAEGAKVIGMGPRIMRCETAPIAAIAVVMSLTGNI
- a CDS encoding class I SAM-dependent methyltransferase, whose amino-acid sequence is MDTSKKFDGRAKDYTAGRPGYPAELIDRLYDRYGFSKDSVIADIGSGTGKFARLLLERGNEVYCVEPNDDMRAAAEDELRVYAGYHSVKGGAENTTLISCSADFVTSAQAFHWFDTDRFRAECRRILKTGGTAVLVWNIRDMRAPVNRELYDLFKAYCPEFKGFGGGIKKDDERIVRFFGGDYERLSFEMPLFYDKERFIARCLSGSYSLKQGDERYDDYIRETERIFDNYARGGRLTIENSTVAYIGKP